A region of the Candidatus Zixiibacteriota bacterium genome:
ATAACGAAGACGGCATGCACCGCCTCGCCACGATGAAGCTCGGTGAAGAGAATATCCACTGGGTGGATGAATCCTGGAACGAGCCCAAATGGGAAGTGGAATCGTTCGGATTTTCTCGCGATTTCAAATACCTCCTCGTGACCTGGAACATGGACGGATATGTCAAACCCAAGCTGATCGAATTCGAGACTCGTAAAGAACTCCCGACACCCGATCTTGAAGGCATATTCAGCGGCGGCTATATGGATCGGCACGGCGATGTTGTCTTTTCTTATTCGGGACCGACCTACGCCCCCGATGTCTGGCGCTGGAATCCATTTTCGAAAGAACTCACACAGTTGACCTATTCCATCTACGCCGGAATCGATCGCACGATATTCACCGATCCGGAGTTGATTCATTATAAGAGCTTTGATGAACTCGAAATCCCGGCGTTCCTTTATTTACCGCCGAATTATAAAAAGGGTTCACCGATCCCGTTCATCGTCAATGCGCACGGTGGTCCGGAAGGCCAATACCAGCCATATTTCCAGCGCAACATTCAGTATTTCCTGCTTAACGGTTATGGCATTTTCGCCCCCAATCCACGCGGTTCTTCGGGCTACGGCAAGGAATACATGAACCTTGACAATTATAAGCTGCGCAAGAACTCTCTTAAGGACTACAAAGCCGGAGTTGACTGGCTCATTAAGAACGGCTACACCAAACAGGGGATGATCGGCATTCGAGGCGGATCCTACGGCGGTTATGTCGTAGCCGGTATGATTACCGAATATCCGAAACTATTCAATGCCGCGGTCGATGATGTCGGAATCGTTAATTTCGAAACATTTCTCGAAAACACCAGTGATTATCGACGGGCGCTGCGCGAAGCCGAATACGGCCCCTTGACCGATCGAGAATTCCTGCGTTCCATTTCCCCTATTCACAAGGCACACCTGATTGAGACACCGCTGCTCGTCATACACGGCACCAACGATCCCCGCGTCCCGATCGGTGAGGCTCGCCAGATCATCGCCGCCATCCAAAAACGCGGCGGCGAAGTCGATTCTCTGATTTTCCAAAACGAGGGACACGGCACCGGCAAACGCGACAATACTATTATTGAATACCGGAAACAGGTAGAGTTCTTTGACAAGTACCTGAAAGACGGTAAAACCGTTAAAGATTGATTATCATCGAAGAGAACATTCAGGCGGGAGCCGTAATCGGCTTCCGCCTTTTTCCTGGCAATATGACCCTCCCAACTACCCTCAGGCGGGTCTTCTTAACACAGTTATTTTTCGTCACGGCTAGATAAGCGAACTTCACGGTCAACCTCCGCCACTGGCTTTAGCCGCGATCTTTCCGATATATTAAATAGGGACATTTTCGATCCGCTGATGCGGATTGTAAAAGGAGGACTTATATGCAAAACTCTCGCAGCCGTCGTCGCCGGCACCCTTTGACCTATTTCCCGGTAACGGACGTACAGTCCGGTGAGGTTCTGGGACGGGTGGTAGATTTCACCACCGAAGGTTTCCGGCTGTTGTGCAATGAGGTTATTGACCCGGACCGAAGATTTGATCTGAGAATGGAATTGCCCATATCAGTGCAGGGAGCTTCGGAAGTAGTCTGCCGGGCTCAATCAATCTGGTGCGGGCGGGATATCAACCCGGAATACTTCGCAGCCGGATTCGCCATAGAACCGTTGTCGCTGCCGGATCGTCGCCGTTTGGAGCATTTACAACTCTGCCATTGCTTTCAGGACTGAGAAGCTCTTCTCTGCGATATTCGTACGGTCGCATTCATACCGAAATACATCAAAATATAAAGGCCGAGCTTATTATGCCCGGCCTTGACATGTATCTTTTTGACTTCAGAAGTTATTACTTCTTACCGAGACTTCCGATTACTCACCCAAATTGCCTACCCACGCCGGTACTGAGTACTTATCGATAACTTCTTCCTGAAGTGCTTTCGCCTGAGAATAACCGTCGAACTTGCCCAGACGCACCCGATAATACGTCTGGCCATCCAACATAAATGTGGTCACAAACGCTTCATACCCACGGCTCGTGTACTTCTTCTTCAGGTATTGAGCATAAGTCATGTCTTCGCACGAGGCTACCTGAACGGTATAACCGGTTCCGGTAACGATATCGGCCTGATAGGTCGTTTCCTCTTCCGGAGTTGCGGAATAGTCCATAGCCGGTTTGGGGCTGGTCGTATCGGAAACCACCTCCTGAACCGGAGTGGTATCAACCGGTTGTTCCTGAGCCATCATTTCTTGCTCAAGTTTCTCGGCTTCTTCCTTTTTATCGGCGCAGGCCAATGTCAGGGCAAGCAACGCAAAGACGACTATTATTGTCTTCCAGAAATACATTCAACCTCCAAGCTCGCTGTCTCCACGCCCTCCGGAGTCACACACCGTGCCGACGGGAGAATCCAACCATAACTCTTTGTGTTTTTATAACCGAACCGGCGATAAAGTGTCAACATAAAATCTACCGAACCTTATCCGAACAAAAACGTTGAAAAGCTGCGAATGATTGCGTACAATGCGGCTTTACGAGGAGCACCTATGGCAATGTACGAGAATGTCTTGGATCTGGTTGGTCATACCCCCCTGGTTCGACTGAGAACAGGCATACCTGAAAACGGTCCCCGGGCTTATGTGAAACTGGAATTTTACAACCCTACCGGTTCGGTTAAAGATCGCATGACTGCTTATGTTTTGCAAAAAGCTGTCCGGGAAGGTAAAATCAAACCGGGCGATACCGTCATCGACAATACCTCGGGTAACACCGGTTCGGCCCTGGCGATGGCCGCCAGCGTGCTCGGGGTACACGCGATAGTCACGACACCGATTAAAACCTCCAAAGAAAAAATAGATCTGATGAGATCATTCGGCGCCGAGGTCATCGTTACCCCGGAAGCGCCACACGATGATCCGCACAGTTTCTATGCCGTCGCACGCCGTATGGCTCGTGAGCACGGCTATTTTGATCTGGATCAATACGACAGTCAGGATAACGTTGAAGCACATTACTATCTTACCGGCCCGGAATTATGGAACGACACCGGCGGTAAGATCACTCACTTCGTATGCGGTATCGGTACCGGCGGTACTTTTTCAGGCGCGGCGCGATATCTCAAAGAGCAAAATCCTGAGGTGGTGGCCGTAGCGGTAGACCCTGAAGGATCGGTATTCGCCGGGATGTATCACGGCGATACGAATCCACCGTCGGAACCGTATAAAATAGAAGGAATCGGTTCCGATGTCCCGACTAAGGCTATGCACATGAAATATGTAGATCGCCTGATCACGGTTTCGGATGCGGATGCTTTCAATCGTGCTCGACGCATTAGCAGTGAAGAGGGAATCTCCGGTGGCGGATCTTCGGGAGCCGTAGCCTGCGCTATGGAACAGATTGCGGCAGAAGTCGGACCGGAAGCGCTTATTATCGGGATATTCGCAGACGGAGGTATTAAATACCTCAGCAAATGCTATAATGACGAATGGATGAGAGAAATGGGTTTTCTGCCCCAAGAGGAGTTTAGCAAGTGAGCGGAATCAGACAGAGAGCCGTTGGGGCCGCAATGATCCTGCTGATGACAGCAGCCACGTTAACGGCTCAAGACGCCGGTCGCCTGACCTATAGTGAGCAGGTATTTGATTTTGGCCATGTAGCCATTGAATTTCGAATTTTCCGCACCTATTCGCTGGTTAACGAAACCGATAAAGAAATCCGAATCACGAGTGTCGATGCTTCATGCGATTGCTCCGCAGTAGGATTATCCGATTCAACCGTAGCACCGGGTGATACCGTCTACTTCTATCTGGATTTTAATACCCGAGATGCTTACGGACCGGTAACCAGGTCATTTACGGTATTTCTTGACAATGCCCCCCGCCCTGAGTTCAAGTTCTACTACGTAAGCGATATCGGCGTTTGGCTTAAAGGCATCAAACCGGATCCGGTGTCGGTCTTCTTTCTCCCCGGTCGTACAGAGCAGGAGGTTGTCATAGCCAATCCGCTTTACCAAAAATTGTCAGTTCAGTTGACCGAACAAGCATCGGATTTCTTCGATGTGGATATTACCAAAGATGTTGCAAAACGGGGTGAGAACCTCAGGATAAAGGTGTATCCACAAGCGGATCTGAAACCCGGGACACACTACAGCAGCTTCACCTTGTCGGTTTCCGGTGAAGGTCTGCAAAAGCCGGTTCCCCTGACTATTCCCGTGAAAATAGTTAAGTACTGATCAACTTTCGCGCAGATCTGCCGATAAGATAAAAAGCTTGACAAGACAATACTTGTTAGGTTAAGTGAACCGATAACGAGGGTGACTCTCTGCTGTCCCTGGGTAGTTTCCTAGCCCCCTCTACCCAACCAGACGAGCACCCTCTTTTTTACCCCCCACAAGACTGCTAACCGATTCACTGAAAATGATATATAAAATGAAAAGGCCACCCCGTCAGGAGTGGCCTTTATTATCATTTTCGACTGTTCTTAGTCGGCTTTCTCAATGCAATCTACCGGGCAAACTTCCTGGCAGTGTGAACCATTCGGCTGATCCTCACACTCGTTGCAGGTATCCGGGTTGATCGTATAGATGTCGCCTTCTTCGATAGAAGAAGTCGGGCACTCCGGCAGACAAAGTCCGCAGGCTGTGCATTCATCGGTAATCTTCATCGCCATGTTATTGTCTCCTCAATATAACGGTTATCACATCCGTTTGGTTTGCCAATATATACGTTTGAACTAATTGCACAAGAGAATAATTATCTCAAAACAGATTCCAATCATGCGAGATAACCCTCTACCCGATCATCACTTAAAAGGCAAACCAGTTCGGTTTTTTCACCCGGCCGCCTTATGAAGGATAAGGCAGCCGGGTTTGAGGTATTGAGGAACAATCCCTGGTCAGGTGCTACGGACACGGAACAGGAGCCGGTCCATTCTGGAACATGTAGGATACCAGCCAGACCAGGTCACTTATATCAGGCACGTCGCTCCCCGCCGAGCCGTTAATGTTAGCTTCAGCCATACAGGGCGGCGGCGGACCTCCCTGGAACATATAGGTCACCAGGTAAACCAGATCGGCTATATCGGGGCCGCTCCCACTATGGTTAATATCACCACGGATTTGACAGCAGTCCGGTGGTTCGATAATGGTGGATATGATATCGGCGCGGACACCATCGACGTGATAGGCAACAACTGTCCCGGAGTCGACGCCATCGATCCATTCCAGATCAATCCAGTCGCACGAATCGATATATCCGTTACCGTTGTCTATCCAGCCGACGATCGTCATGCGGTTCAACTGGCTCGGATAGACCTGGAACCACCAACTTCCAATTGGAGAATTCAGGTAGTTGTACATCGGACTCACTCGCATGTAGTCAAACAGCAGAGTGTCGGTTCCGTCGAACAATTCGATCGTGGTGGTGGCATCCTCGATATGCTTCCAGATCGTCGAATCGGTCATATCGATACCGCGCATCATGATCGTGTCGCAATAGTCAAGAATGCCGGTGCCGTTGTCGCGCCACTCCTCGATCCGCCAGAGATCGTCGAGATTCGGCCAGAGTTCCTTCCATTCCGAACCGACCGGATCGGAGCCCAACTCCCAATCATTGAGGTTATGGTCGTATTCATCCCCCACAACCGGAAGCGGAGTGGAAACAACGTCCGTATCGACTCCTGTTACCTGCCAACTTACGGCCGTGCCGGACGGCAGACTCTGCATCAGAATGTTGTCGCCAACCGCAACCGGACCGGCTCCCGTTCCCGAGGTATAAACCAGGCAGTATTTCTCACAATAGGTCGGATAGACCTCGTGCCAGAACGTACCAATGGCATCCGTGGCACTCAACGTGTCGATCCGGTCAACATACATAGTTGCCGCCTGCACGGCATTGTACAGAGTCAGCGTGGTCGTTACCCGCTCCACGTGCTCGATGCTGTGGAAATACGGCGCCGACAGATATGAAAAATCAACCGTATCGCACCAACTCAAAGTTCCGTCACTGTTGTCAATCCAGTTGATGATCGACCAGTTTTGACAGTAATCCGGCCACAGCTCGTGCCATTGTGTGCCGGTCGGATCACCGCCTGAATATCCGTCCGTATTATGGCGAACCACTCCCAGGGTATGATCGGGCGCTGCCGGAATACAAACCGGCGGATTGACACAAGTACACGACACCGGCGCCGGCCCGCCTGAGTACAGGTTGTCGATCAGGTACAAAACATCGCGGTAGTCGATGCAACAATCACCGTTCACATCGGCGTTGGCCGGTGTCGGCGGAGCCGAACCACCCAGGTAGAGATAGTTAACCAGGAAGGTGATGTCGGAGATATCGATCGCGCCACTTCCATTGACATCCCCCGGCATTTGATAATCGCAGGTATCGCACGGATTCGGCATACAACTCGTTCCGGATCCCTGGAAATCGTGACCGGCATTGACGCAGGTCAGTGAATCGGTTTCATAACAGGCTCCCGTAGTCGGATCACAGCAAGCGCCGGTTTCGGAACCGGAGGAATCGGGACAAATGATCACGGCATACTCGATGATCGTATGAATCGTCCCGCCCTGCGGTGGTATCGGATCGATTGATGGATCAAAGGGATTCAGTCCATAAAACACCGGCACATTACCCGAGTTGACGGGATAACCGGCCAGTTCCGTAACGAATACCAGGCCGGTCACCGGCTGGCAGGTATTGGTCACTACTTGATAGCGGTCGTGGTAAATAGTGCCGTGCGGTCCGGAAATGTAATAAGCATCATTATGAACACTGGAACCGTGCGCTGATCCGGCCGGGGGTTCGCCCTCGTGCATATCGAAATATGGGTCGCTGATACAGAGGAACGAGTCGGCGATATCGGAACAAGTCCCTGCTACGGTCACATAGTGTCCGCCTATGCGCTCGCAAGATCCCGGCGATATTTCTTCCCAGAAACCAAGCAGCAGGATTACATCCTGACTGATCAGAACTTCCTCTCGGATCTGGTCGAAACCGAACTCAGGATCAATCGGCATCACCCGGATATTGTAACGCCCCGTAAGACCGGTGCTGTCGATCCAGTCCTGGGCTCCTTGCGCCAGATCGAATACATTCGTGCCCGATCCGGAAGTATTGGTCCGGCAATAGATAGCCAGTGAGTCAACGAACGGAATGACATTATTGGTGTCATGGTCGTCCCAACCACCGGTTGGATCATAACTCACAACCAACGGATAGCCGTCGTTGGCGGCGGGATTGCCCGGTCCCGGCCAGAACGGACGCGGATCAACCGGACTCGGCTCAAATTTCGAATCGAACCACCAGAGGCAATTAGCCAAAGCGACCGGTCCGCAATGACTCCATCCACCGTATGTCGGATCGGTCCATGAATTCTGTTTCTGATCGAAATCGGGCATGCCGTTCGGAGCGTAGTCTCCATACGGTGATTTGTAATAGTCACAGGTATCGATCACCGTGTCGGGACATATCACGAAAGCATACTCAATAATCGTCCACACCGTTCCGCCGCTCCAGGGAGCCCAGTCGCGGACGTTGTTCATACCTCCGAAGTTGGTCAACATCGTGGAAGTGGTCGGGTAGTTCAGGACTTCCACCGCCTGGGTGAAACCCGGGAACAAGGTACTGGTGCAATAGTAAGGATCGTGCTGAATTTGCCCGTGCGGCCCGCTGATGTTGTCGGCATCGTTGTGAATCGTACCGCCGTGGGCCGATCCTGCCGGAGGTTCGCCTTCTAGCGCATCCATCCACGGATCGGAGATGCAAATCTGAGTTTGGGTCGTGCATACTCCGGCCGTTGTTATATAATGCCAGCCGATCGGATTCAGATTTGCCCCAAAGTCCTCGTAGAAACCGAGCAGCAGAATAACGTCCTGACAGTCGAGCACCTCTTTCTTGATGTAGTCAAAGGTAGGCGCAACTACGATTGTATCCCGGAACTTACCGGTCAGCCCCTTGGCCGCCAGGTAGGTTCGCAAGCCGTTCTGCATATCCCACAGAGCCGTGCCGCCGATGCCGCCGTTGCCGTTGGTGTTAACGTAGTTGGCGGCCAGATCGTTTATCAACCACCAGACGTTGTTGGTGTCATGGTCATCCCAATTGAGGGAAGGATCGTACGAGTTGACCAACGGGTAGTTGTCGTTGTGGATGTGACTCGAAGCCGGCCAGAACGGTCGCGGGTCCACCGGTAACGGTTCGAATTTGGAATCGAACCACCAGAGGCAGTTGGCCAAGGCAGCCGGACCGTCATGGGACCAATTCCCTTGTCCATCGATGAAACCGTTTTGCTTCATGTCGAAATCCGGCATCCCCTGCGGCGCGTAATCACCGTAAGGTGACTTGTAGTATTCACAGGTATCACCACCGCCGGTTATGACGAAGGACAGGTCAAGTGAGATCGGGTCACGGGTCGCGCAAATGTGAGTAATCTCTCCGAAGGGAATGTCGAAGTTATATCCCCGAACATCGACCGAGACCCAAACCGGATTATACTCGAGTATCTCCCAGGGAAACTCGTAATGTCCCGCCTCTACCATACCGGCGTAGACAATCGCTCGTCCGATGAAAGGATCAGCTCCCGGCAAAGGAGGTTCTTCCTCGTTCGGCCAGGTTTCCAGCGACCAGTTTATCGCCACCTCAATGTAACTCTCCTGCCCAGGGTCCATGGGGACGATATCGTACATCAGGAAAATCTCTTTCCAGCGCAACGTGTCGAGAGGATGATCATAGAACCAGACATTCCACCATTCTTCCTCCGGATAGTAATACCAACCGTTGCCGTAAGCTCCCCCGCCATAGCCTTGAATGAACTGGCCGGTAGGGTCAATGGTGATCTGAAAGGGATTTATGGTGGTATCGGCCGTAGCCGGCTCATACATATCAACCCAGCTCAGATCACCCCATTCAGCCCAAACCGCATCATCATTCCAGTGGTTCAGGGTTGATTTCCATCCCCACCAGGTGGAAGTTGGGTCCTGAACGACGGCTGATATATTCAACCAGTAGATCGTTCCGGAATCCTGATGGAACCAGTCCTCACGCGGGAGAATCACATTGTATTGATAGTAGGCGACATGATCCTCAGAGATAACTACACCCGTCAACGGATCATACCAGCCCTCGGCGGTCGGTGGGTCGATCGGGACTATCGCCCATTCATAGATCTCCCATTCGCGTAAGGTCTCCCCCGGCATGCTGTAACCGTCCGGATTCTGTTCGGCCGGAATATCGGCATGAAGACTCAAGACGAAATGATCGATCACTCCCTCCTGACCTCCCATCCAGGCTCCCCAGAAATGAACATCCTTGATCCAGCCGGTTTCTGAGCACATGAAATCATCGGCCAGAATCAACGGTTGTGTCGCATTCACTGCCCAGCCGGTTTCATCCGGCAGTTGCGGGTAGTGCATTTTGTGGCTATCCCCCGGTTGCCAATCGGCCAGCACTGTTGCCATAGCCAGAATTACTACGGCGCCTGCGACGACAGCCCCACACACAGAGATTCTCCTGAACATGAGCATACTCCTCCTGCTCCCCAGGGTTAGTTATTCAAATGTCATAATAAAAAAACTCCATCAGCCGATCTGGCAGGGAGTTAATCAAGGGTGCTTCGGCCGAAGTTCTCAGCGCTTTAATAATGTCTCGATTAGGACTATAAAAATATACCAACCGACCTTAAGCAGGTCAAGAAGTTTTGTATCAATCATATTAAATGAGCCGCATTGCCGGGCAATGCGACTCCTCTGAATAGATTATTCCGAAGCAGACAATAGAACTACCACGGGCACGAGCATGGCGGTGGTGGTGCGAAGCCCTGGAACATGTAACCCACTAGATAAACCAGGTCGGAGATATCGATTCCTTCTCCTCCCCCGATGCCCCATGCTTCCTCCATGCACGGCGGTTCCGGACCACCGTTAAACATATAATTGACCAGATATACTAAATCGGCAATATCCGGTCCGGTTCCGGAATGATTAACATCACCGACCAAAACGCAACAGGAGGGACTCTCCTCGTCCTGGACAAGCGCTCCGGTATCAAGCGTAAGAACTCGTAATTCTCTGACTCCCAACGAGTCCGGGCCATCCAGGTGCTGCATGAGAACCCGTTGTCCTACAGCAAAGAAGGTTATTGGGAAATCATACCAGTAAACCAACTCATAGGTCGGGCCACTCTCGGGGAATGCTTCAACCCACAATGATCCCCATGGATTAAAAATGCTGTAAACGTTGCCATGTGTGCTGCCGTATGCTGACATATACACCGTGTCACCACTCCCGACATCTTCAAACACAGCGGCCGTCCGCATCTGCACCACTTTATGATGAGACATCCGCAGCATGGGATCGAGCACGCTGATCGTATCGAGAGCGCTCAGATTCCCATCTCCGTCCTGATCCACAAAGCATTGTATCGTATAGTAGAGCTTAATGGCATCACCCCAATCGTCCCAAACGGTGCCGATCGGATTGCCGTCACCGGGCTGATAGGTGCCAATATTGCACCAGACATCCCCCGCTCCACTGGGAACCGGGTCCGTGAAACAGATTTGAGGCTCCTGGCAGGTACATTCAACCAACGATTGCGGGAGATCATAATAGAGATATTGCCAGATCATGAACAAGTCGTACGAATCGATGCAACAGTCACCGCTGGCGTCGGCGTTGGCCATGTTTTCCGGCTCCGAACCGTCCAGGTACAAATACTGCGCCAGATAGGTTACATCGCCGATGTCGATCGAGCCGTCGTTGTCAACATCGCCGGGATATTGCCACAGGCAGGTGTCGCACGGATTTGGATCGCAGGAAACACCGGCCCCGGCGAAAGTACCCCCGGCGGCCACACAATCATCCCCCGTAGCCTGATAGCATAGATAGGTCTCCGCCTCACAGCAAGCCCCTAACTCAGGACCGTACGGACTGCCGTTTATGACAAAAGCCACATTGAGCGATTGCCCTTCTGATTTTGGCGGATAGTCGGGACAGGTATTCCAGGGATAATATCCCTGCCAGCACGACAGGTCTATCGCATTGATAACACAGTCACCGTTGCAATCGGCACAAGGGTAAAACAGGGGATCGGTACCGGGTACGGGATCACATTCCGGCGCCGGCCCGCCATACTCATACCAACTCGCGAAGTAAACTACATCCGAGATATTGACTGTGCCGTCTCCGTTCATATCTCCATGCATATAGTCCCAGATCGCCGGCGGCTCGTAAATATCCTGCCAATACGTAGGCAAGTCTATCGGCCAGACGGCATCGTCGTTCCAATGATTTTCAGTAGATACCCACCCCCATTGATACGTATCGTTCTGATCGACCCAAACCGAGACTACGAGCCAGTAGACAGTCCCTTCTTCCTGCCAATACCAGTCGGCCTGATCGAAGAAGAAGTTATATTGAAAATACCCGATATGATCGTCGGCATAATACGCGGCGGAAACAGGATCGTACCAGCCCTGAGCATTCGTCAGGTCTTCGATCTCAGCCACGATAAACGTAGCGGTGGTCTTCGACCATAGCAGATTGCCCGGCATACTGAATCCGGTCGGGCTCTCTTCGGCGGGGATATCATCGTAGATACTCAGGGTAAACGAATCAATCGTCGTCTCCAGTCCACCCATCCAGGCGCCCCATAAATGAATGTCCTTCACATACCCCGACTCAGAGCACATCCAGTCGTCGGCGATGGCAT
Encoded here:
- a CDS encoding cysteine synthase family protein, translated to MAMYENVLDLVGHTPLVRLRTGIPENGPRAYVKLEFYNPTGSVKDRMTAYVLQKAVREGKIKPGDTVIDNTSGNTGSALAMAASVLGVHAIVTTPIKTSKEKIDLMRSFGAEVIVTPEAPHDDPHSFYAVARRMAREHGYFDLDQYDSQDNVEAHYYLTGPELWNDTGGKITHFVCGIGTGGTFSGAARYLKEQNPEVVAVAVDPEGSVFAGMYHGDTNPPSEPYKIEGIGSDVPTKAMHMKYVDRLITVSDADAFNRARRISSEEGISGGGSSGAVACAMEQIAAEVGPEALIIGIFADGGIKYLSKCYNDEWMREMGFLPQEEFSK
- a CDS encoding dockerin type I domain-containing protein, whose translation is MFRRISVCGAVVAGAVVILAMATVLADWQPGDSHKMHYPQLPDETGWAVNATQPLILADDFMCSETGWIKDVHFWGAWMGGQEGVIDHFVLSLHADIPAEQNPDGYSMPGETLREWEIYEWAIVPIDPPTAEGWYDPLTGVVISEDHVAYYQYNVILPREDWFHQDSGTIYWLNISAVVQDPTSTWWGWKSTLNHWNDDAVWAEWGDLSWVDMYEPATADTTINPFQITIDPTGQFIQGYGGGAYGNGWYYYPEEEWWNVWFYDHPLDTLRWKEIFLMYDIVPMDPGQESYIEVAINWSLETWPNEEEPPLPGADPFIGRAIVYAGMVEAGHYEFPWEILEYNPVWVSVDVRGYNFDIPFGEITHICATRDPISLDLSFVITGGGDTCEYYKSPYGDYAPQGMPDFDMKQNGFIDGQGNWSHDGPAALANCLWWFDSKFEPLPVDPRPFWPASSHIHNDNYPLVNSYDPSLNWDDHDTNNVWWLINDLAANYVNTNGNGGIGGTALWDMQNGLRTYLAAKGLTGKFRDTIVVAPTFDYIKKEVLDCQDVILLLGFYEDFGANLNPIGWHYITTAGVCTTQTQICISDPWMDALEGEPPAGSAHGGTIHNDADNISGPHGQIQHDPYYCTSTLFPGFTQAVEVLNYPTTSTMLTNFGGMNNVRDWAPWSGGTVWTIIEYAFVICPDTVIDTCDYYKSPYGDYAPNGMPDFDQKQNSWTDPTYGGWSHCGPVALANCLWWFDSKFEPSPVDPRPFWPGPGNPAANDGYPLVVSYDPTGGWDDHDTNNVIPFVDSLAIYCRTNTSGSGTNVFDLAQGAQDWIDSTGLTGRYNIRVMPIDPEFGFDQIREEVLISQDVILLLGFWEEISPGSCERIGGHYVTVAGTCSDIADSFLCISDPYFDMHEGEPPAGSAHGSSVHNDAYYISGPHGTIYHDRYQVVTNTCQPVTGLVFVTELAGYPVNSGNVPVFYGLNPFDPSIDPIPPQGGTIHTIIEYAVIICPDSSGSETGACCDPTTGACYETDSLTCVNAGHDFQGSGTSCMPNPCDTCDYQMPGDVNGSGAIDISDITFLVNYLYLGGSAPPTPANADVNGDCCIDYRDVLYLIDNLYSGGPAPVSCTCVNPPVCIPAAPDHTLGVVRHNTDGYSGGDPTGTQWHELWPDYCQNWSIINWIDNSDGTLSWCDTVDFSYLSAPYFHSIEHVERVTTTLTLYNAVQAATMYVDRIDTLSATDAIGTFWHEVYPTYCEKYCLVYTSGTGAGPVAVGDNILMQSLPSGTAVSWQVTGVDTDVVSTPLPVVGDEYDHNLNDWELGSDPVGSEWKELWPNLDDLWRIEEWRDNGTGILDYCDTIMMRGIDMTDSTIWKHIEDATTTIELFDGTDTLLFDYMRVSPMYNYLNSPIGSWWFQVYPSQLNRMTIVGWIDNGNGYIDSCDWIDLEWIDGVDSGTVVAYHVDGVRADIISTIIEPPDCCQIRGDINHSGSGPDIADLVYLVTYMFQGGPPPPCMAEANINGSAGSDVPDISDLVWLVSYMFQNGPAPVPCP
- a CDS encoding 4Fe-4S binding protein; this translates as MAMKITDECTACGLCLPECPTSSIEEGDIYTINPDTCNECEDQPNGSHCQEVCPVDCIEKAD
- a CDS encoding SPOR domain-containing protein codes for the protein MYFWKTIIVVFALLALTLACADKKEEAEKLEQEMMAQEQPVDTTPVQEVVSDTTSPKPAMDYSATPEEETTYQADIVTGTGYTVQVASCEDMTYAQYLKKKYTSRGYEAFVTTFMLDGQTYYRVRLGKFDGYSQAKALQEEVIDKYSVPAWVGNLGE
- a CDS encoding dockerin type I repeat-containing protein, yielding MFNRFATIALALMLLTGASLRADWVPEDGHKMHYPQLPNETGWAVNATSPNAIADDWMCSESGYVKDIHLWGAWMGGLETTIDSFTLSIYDDIPAEESPTGFSMPGNLLWSKTTATFIVAEIEDLTNAQGWYDPVSAAYYADDHIGYFQYNFFFDQADWYWQEEGTVYWLVVSVWVDQNDTYQWGWVSTENHWNDDAVWPIDLPTYWQDIYEPPAIWDYMHGDMNGDGTVNISDVVYFASWYEYGGPAPECDPVPGTDPLFYPCADCNGDCVINAIDLSCWQGYYPWNTCPDYPPKSEGQSLNVAFVINGSPYGPELGACCEAETYLCYQATGDDCVAAGGTFAGAGVSCDPNPCDTCLWQYPGDVDNDGSIDIGDVTYLAQYLYLDGSEPENMANADASGDCCIDSYDLFMIWQYLYYDLPQSLVECTCQEPQICFTDPVPSGAGDVWCNIGTYQPGDGNPIGTVWDDWGDAIKLYYTIQCFVDQDGDGNLSALDTISVLDPMLRMSHHKVVQMRTAAVFEDVGSGDTVYMSAYGSTHGNVYSIFNPWGSLWVEAFPESGPTYELVYWYDFPITFFAVGQRVLMQHLDGPDSLGVRELRVLTLDTGALVQDEESPSCCVLVGDVNHSGTGPDIADLVYLVNYMFNGGPEPPCMEEAWGIGGGEGIDISDLVYLVGYMFQGFAPPPPCSCPW
- a CDS encoding S9 family peptidase; its protein translation is MIPRKSHLLLCLIIIALMPTILSCGHRADQSTSDEPGTVASLLTEAEYIPDIATFLQIGGNSPAGLSWDGRDVYIRNSMSGASQIYRINEHGWPYQLTTFEDGVDFFVLSHGGQLAIVGASVGGSEQSQLYLMDTRTGRIKQITFFEKVQIGSVIWTPDDKAIYYRSNEENKRDFFIYKMDIISGESNLVFSDTTLGSGYNYVVDLSQDGTRMILGKALGNFKNHLFLLDLTSGEYEQITHGDDSVTYYGAVILPDDETIWLTCNDNEDGMHRLATMKLGEENIHWVDESWNEPKWEVESFGFSRDFKYLLVTWNMDGYVKPKLIEFETRKELPTPDLEGIFSGGYMDRHGDVVFSYSGPTYAPDVWRWNPFSKELTQLTYSIYAGIDRTIFTDPELIHYKSFDELEIPAFLYLPPNYKKGSPIPFIVNAHGGPEGQYQPYFQRNIQYFLLNGYGIFAPNPRGSSGYGKEYMNLDNYKLRKNSLKDYKAGVDWLIKNGYTKQGMIGIRGGSYGGYVVAGMITEYPKLFNAAVDDVGIVNFETFLENTSDYRRALREAEYGPLTDREFLRSISPIHKAHLIETPLLVIHGTNDPRVPIGEARQIIAAIQKRGGEVDSLIFQNEGHGTGKRDNTIIEYRKQVEFFDKYLKDGKTVKD
- a CDS encoding PilZ domain-containing protein yields the protein MQNSRSRRRRHPLTYFPVTDVQSGEVLGRVVDFTTEGFRLLCNEVIDPDRRFDLRMELPISVQGASEVVCRAQSIWCGRDINPEYFAAGFAIEPLSLPDRRRLEHLQLCHCFQD
- a CDS encoding DUF1573 domain-containing protein, which codes for MSGIRQRAVGAAMILLMTAATLTAQDAGRLTYSEQVFDFGHVAIEFRIFRTYSLVNETDKEIRITSVDASCDCSAVGLSDSTVAPGDTVYFYLDFNTRDAYGPVTRSFTVFLDNAPRPEFKFYYVSDIGVWLKGIKPDPVSVFFLPGRTEQEVVIANPLYQKLSVQLTEQASDFFDVDITKDVAKRGENLRIKVYPQADLKPGTHYSSFTLSVSGEGLQKPVPLTIPVKIVKY